A window of Hymenobacter aerilatus contains these coding sequences:
- the surE gene encoding 5'/3'-nucleotidase SurE encodes MPDASARQPLILISNDDGITAPGIAVLVRVMRRLGEVVVVAPDSPQSGMGHAITIGHPLRLDPSRVFAEEGVEAYECSGTPADCVKLAKHMVLKDRNPDLVVSGINHGSNSSVNVLYSGTMSAAIEAAIEGLPAIGFSLCDYGHEADFSHVEEWVEHLTRQALEHGIPAGTALNINIPKKQEQSILGTRLCRQARAKWQEEFDLRHDPHRRPYYWLIGNFVNEDQGEDTDEWALANNYISVVPCQFDLTAHYGLSQLNESWDLTLGDQPPRRPTHPHTPYIGSATPTDPRPE; translated from the coding sequence GTGCCCGACGCTTCTGCCCGCCAACCACTTATTCTAATTTCCAACGACGACGGCATTACGGCCCCTGGCATTGCTGTACTGGTGCGCGTCATGCGTCGCCTAGGCGAAGTGGTAGTAGTAGCACCCGATTCGCCGCAGTCGGGCATGGGTCACGCCATCACCATCGGTCACCCGCTGCGCCTCGACCCTAGCCGCGTGTTTGCCGAGGAGGGTGTGGAGGCGTACGAGTGCTCTGGCACGCCCGCCGACTGCGTGAAGCTGGCCAAGCACATGGTGTTGAAAGACCGCAACCCCGACCTAGTAGTGTCGGGCATCAACCACGGCTCCAATTCCTCCGTGAATGTGCTGTACTCGGGTACCATGTCGGCGGCTATTGAGGCAGCTATTGAAGGACTGCCTGCTATCGGCTTCTCGCTCTGCGACTACGGCCACGAGGCCGATTTCTCGCACGTGGAGGAGTGGGTAGAGCACCTTACCCGGCAGGCGCTAGAGCATGGTATTCCGGCGGGTACGGCCCTGAACATCAACATTCCCAAAAAGCAGGAGCAGTCTATTTTAGGCACGCGCCTGTGCCGCCAGGCCCGCGCCAAGTGGCAAGAAGAGTTCGACCTGCGCCACGATCCGCACCGCCGGCCCTACTACTGGCTGATTGGCAACTTTGTGAATGAGGACCAGGGCGAGGATACCGACGAATGGGCACTGGCCAACAACTACATTTCCGTAGTGCCCTGCCAGTTCGACCTCACTGCTCATTACGGCCTGAGCCAGCTGAACGAGAGCTGGGACCTGACGTTGGGCGACCAGCCCCCGCGCCGGCCTACCCACCCGCACACGCCCTACATCGGTAGCGCTACTCCCACCGATCCGCGCCCGGAGTAG
- a CDS encoding phosphoheptose isomerase, whose protein sequence is METTAAKTELFAEVAERLQQQGFTVDRRDDTRPWGGFFVLDEEQAQAFADTYFDGLSVDSLRISGKLSPKILLVAPHQRLSWQYHHRRAEIWRVVRGTVGVITSDTDEEGELKSYAPGEQITLKQGERHRLIGLDDWGIIAEIWQHTDPQQPSDEDDIVRVQDDFGR, encoded by the coding sequence ATGGAAACTACCGCTGCTAAAACCGAGCTTTTTGCCGAAGTAGCCGAGCGCCTGCAGCAGCAGGGCTTCACAGTAGATCGTCGGGACGATACACGTCCGTGGGGCGGCTTCTTTGTATTGGATGAGGAGCAGGCGCAGGCCTTTGCCGATACCTATTTCGATGGGTTGTCGGTGGATAGCCTACGTATCTCGGGCAAGCTCAGCCCAAAAATCCTGCTGGTAGCGCCTCACCAGCGTTTGTCGTGGCAGTACCACCACCGCCGCGCCGAAATCTGGCGTGTAGTGCGCGGAACCGTAGGTGTTATCACCAGCGATACCGACGAGGAAGGCGAACTGAAAAGCTACGCGCCCGGTGAGCAGATTACTTTGAAACAAGGCGAGCGGCACCGTCTCATCGGCCTCGACGACTGGGGTATCATTGCCGAAATCTGGCAGCACACCGACCCCCAGCAACCCTCCGATGAAGACGACATCGTCCGCGTACAAGACGACTTCGGACGCTAA